From Maylandia zebra isolate NMK-2024a linkage group LG11, Mzebra_GT3a, whole genome shotgun sequence, one genomic window encodes:
- the cited4b gene encoding cbp/p300-interacting transactivator 4b — protein MRTGGMADHLMMPMNHNSAGASLHGYRMGMNSGLQAGPQQHANQQGMRVLPSGQMMHYGGTQANMETAMRQRQGMVAGPMNGQLNGAQMGHHQMTSGHMMYNGQPQQQQQQHHPQQQHHMHPQQHQQQAQHMQQQQQQQFMNGGLTSQQLMASMQLQKLNTQYHGHPLGPMGGNHMGPTAQYRMSPAQLANMQHMASPALALNGMDADMIDEDVLTSLVMELGLDRVQELPELFLGQNEFDFISDFVSKQQPSTVSC, from the exons ATGCGg ACAGGAGGCATGGCAGATCATCTGATGATGCCCATGAATCACAACTCAGCGGGTGCCAGTCTCCACGGTTACAGGATGGGTATGAATAGCGGCCTACAGGCAGGACCCCAGCAGCATGCCAACCAGCAGGGCATGAGGGTGCTGCCCAGTGGCCAGATGATGCACTATGGTGGCACTCAGGCCAACATGGAGACCGCCATGAGGCAGCGACAGGGCATGGTGGCTGGACCCATGAATGGACAGCTGAATGGGGCCCAGATGGGTCACCATCAAATGACCTCTGGTCACATGATGTATAATGGCCAGCcccagcagcaacaacaacaacatcatccGCAACAGCAGCACCACATGCATCCGCAACAGCACCAACAGCAGGCCCAGCAtatgcagcagcaacagcaacaacagttCATGAATGGAGGATTAACTTCTCAGCAGCTAATGGCCAGCATGCAACTGCAGAAACTCAACACCCAGTACCATGGACATCCGCTGGGTCCTATGGGTGGGAACCACATGGGGCCCACAGCCCAGTACCGCATGAGCCCAGCTCAGCTGGCTAACATGCAGCACATGGCTAGCCCGGCACTAGCCTTGAATGGCATGGATGCGGATATGATTGACGAAGATGTCCTGACTTCACTGGTCATGGAGCTGGGCTTGGACCGAGTCCAGGAGCTGCCAGAACTCTTCCTGGGCCAGAATGAATTTGATTTCATCTCGGACTTTGTCAGCAAACAGCAGCCAAGCACTGTTAGTTGCTGA